CGCCGCCCACGTGCTGGCCGCCGCCGACACCGACAAGTACGTCCTCGTCCCCGTCGGGATCGACAAGACCGGCGTGTGGCATCGCAACGACGCCGCCGCCGCAGCCCTCGCTGCAGGCGAGACGCTGCCGAACCGTCTCGACATCGAAGGCCCCGAAGTCGATCCGCTGTCCGTGATCCGCGGCACCGATTCCGAGATCACCGTCGTTCTCCCGCTGCTGCACGGTCCGCACGGCGAAGACGGCACGGTCCAGGGCATGCTCGAACTGCTCAAGACTCCGTACGTCGGCTGTGGTGTCCTGTCGTCCGCCCTCTGCATGGACAAGGCGATGGCCAAGGAGGTCGCGGCGCGAGCGGGGATTCCGCAGTGCGCATGGATCACCTTCCGCGACGGCGTGGACGATGCCCGCACTGTCGTCGACCAGGCGGTTGAAGAACTAGGCCTCCCGGTGTTCGTGAAGCCCGCGAACATGGGCTCGTCGGTCGGCGTCTCACGCGCGACCACGCCCGACGAGCTCGACAAGGCCATCAATCTCGCTCTCCACTACGACGACGTGGTCGTCATCGAGGAAGCCGTCGCCGGGCGCGA
This genomic window from Gordonia sp. PDNC005 contains:
- a CDS encoding D-alanine--D-alanine ligase family protein; protein product: MSTPLLRLVVLYGGVSAEHDVSRVTAAHVLAAADTDKYVLVPVGIDKTGVWHRNDAAAAALAAGETLPNRLDIEGPEVDPLSVIRGTDSEITVVLPLLHGPHGEDGTVQGMLELLKTPYVGCGVLSSALCMDKAMAKEVAARAGIPQCAWITFRDGVDDARTVVDQAVEELGLPVFVKPANMGSSVGVSRATTPDELDKAINLALHYDDVVVIEEAVAGREIEVGVLGNTAPDTTLPGEIKPGSDFYDYEDKYVTGAAELMIPAPLSDAAIAEVRDLAADAYVALRCAGMARVDFFYEEDGRGWLLNEINTIPGFTPASMYPKMWEASGIAYPDLIDRLVTLALEVHRRRSSFSTDH